TGCGGCGCGCCAGGGAATGGATCAAGGAGAACCCGGAGGCGAGCCAGCCCTGGGATCGCAAGGGTTTCCGGATCCCAGGCGGTACCCCATCCGATCCGAAGTTCGCGGCCAACCTGCCCGCGTTCCCCGCCAACGTGCGCAAACAGCTCAAGGGCGCCGATCTGCCCGCTCCCAAGAGCATCCTCTGCGCCGCGGTGGAGGGCGCACAGGTCGATGTGGACACCGCCTTCACCATCGAGGGGCGCTACTTCGTCGAGTTGATGTGCGGGCAGACCTCGAAGAACATGAGCAAGGCGTTCTTCTTCGACCTGGAACACATCAACTCCGGTGGCAGCAGGCCGGACGGACAGCCGCAGTGGTCGGCCGAGAAGGTCGGTGTGCTCGGTGGCGGCATGATGGGGGCGGGCATCGCCTACGTCTGCGCCAAGGCGGGAATGCGGGTCGTGCTCAAGGACGTCTCCGCCGATTCCGCCGAGCAGGGCAAGCAGTACTCGGCCAAGGTGCTGGACAAGGCACTGCACAAGGGCAGGATCACCGAGCGGGAACGTGATGACGTGCTCGCCAGGATCACCGCCACCGACCAGGCGCGAGAGCTGGAGGGCTGTGACCTCGTCATCGAGGCGGTCTTCGAGGATCCCGCGGTCAAGCACCGGGTCTACGCCGAGGCCGAGCAGTACGTCGACAGCGACGCGCTGCTCACCTCGAACACCTCCACACTGCCGATCACCGACCTCGCGGAGGGGGCGAGCAGGCCGGAGGACTTCATCGGGCTGCACTTCTTCTCGCCGGTGGACAAGATGCCGCTGGTCGAGATCATTCGCGGTGAGCGCACCAGTGACCGTGCGCTGGCCAGGGCCTTCGACGTGGTTCGCCAGATCAACAAGACCCCGATCGTGGTGCAGGACAGCCGGGGCTTCTTCACCAGTCGCGTGATCGGCACCTTCCTCAACGAGGGAGTGGCGATGCTGGGCGAGGGGATACCCGCCCCCTCGATCGAGCAGGCCGCCTCGCAGGCGGGCTTTCCCGCCCCGGTGCTGCAGCTGTACGACGAGCTCACCCTCACGCTGCCCCGCAAGATCCGGGAGGAGACCCGCAAGGCGGTCGAGGCCGCGGGCGGTAGCTGGAGCGATCACCCGGCGGATCCCGTCCTGGATCGGATGGTCGAGGAGTTCGGCCGCCAGGGGCGTTCCTCCGGGGCCGGTTTCTACGAGTACTCCGAGGACGGCAGCCGGTTGGGGCTGTGGAGCGGACTGGGCGAGCACTTCGGTACTGACGGGGTCGACCCGGAACGGATCGTGCTGCACGACCTGCGGGAACGCATGCTGTTCGTGCAGGCGCTGGAGACGGTGCGCTGCATGGACGAGGGGGTGCTCACCTCCGTGCCGGACGCCAACATCGGTTCGATCTTCGGGATCGGTTTCCCGCCCGGAACCGGGGGCGTGGTGCAGTACATGAACGGCTACGAGGGCGGACTGCGCGGTTTCGTGGCGCGTGCCCGGCAGCTGGCCGAACAGTACGGTGCCCGGTTCGAGCCCCCCGCCTCCCTGGTTGCCAGGGCCGAATCCGGTGAGGTCTTCGAGATCGGGGAACCGGACAAGGAGATCGTGGCCGCCGCCGCGGCCTGATCCCGTCCTTCCGAGACGTGAGCGGGTCGCCTCCCTGGGCGGGGGAGGCGACCCGCTCACTTCGTCTCCGGCCCCGCTGCCGCGTCCTCGGCTTCCCCGGTCAGTTCGGGGTCTCGCACGACCACACATTCCTGGGCAACACCGGTACCGATGCTGGAGTTCAAGATGGCTGTCCCGGTGGTCCCGGTGGTCGCGGTGCTCGTCGTCCCGACGGCCGCTCGGCTCGGGCGCGGGAGAGTCCCCGCGCCCGAGCGTCGGTCAGTTCAGTGGCGCGTTGCGAAGAACCTCACCGACGGGAAGGGTCCTGCCCTCGTTGAGGCTGGTTCCCTTGCCCAGTGACAGTGTCTCCGAAGGGTTCTCGACCAGGCCGGTCGCCGCGTCCCGCACCGCTCCGGACGGGTTGTCGTCCACCCGGCGAACCGTCGGGACCTGCTTCGTCGCGGGAACCACGTGTTCCACCTCGGGCAGCTCGACCGGCTTGCCGGACATCTGGAGCGGGTTGTTCTCGGCCACCTTGCCCACAGCACCGACCGGGTTGGTCAGCGGCTTGCTGTCGTAGCCCTGCGCGACGGTGGCGTCCACAGCGGTGTCCAGGGTGGACACACCTTCGTGGGTCTCACCGCGCGGTCCGACCTCCGCGTCGAGCAACTCGGCGTTATCGTTCTTCTCCCGCAACACACCGGTGTGGTCGGGCTGGACGTTGACGCCGACCTCCGGCCGGGTCTTGGTCCACTGCTCGGCTCGTGCGGTGGTGTTCGCCACCTGACCGAGCAACCTGGTCGCCTCACCCGACTGCAGTGTCGGTTCGCCGTCACGGACCTCGTCGGCGACACCGTGGCCGAGCCTGGAGATCTCGGTGCCGACCTCCTTGACGAGGTTGGGGGCGTTCGTGCGCAGCGTGGTGTCAGCGCAGGGCATCTTCTCCCGTCCGGGGACACCACCCGGGTTCTTGCAGGTGTCCAGCGGGGCGGTGAAGTCGATCTCGTCGGGAACCTGGGAGAGGTCCGGCTTGGTGAGGTCCGGCGTCGTTGCTTCGGGGGAGTCGGCGGCTGCCACTCCCGTTCCGGCTGCGGCGAACCCCGCGGCCACAACAACAGCGTTCAACGTGCGCGTGGTCCAGGGGCGCAAGATCAGTACTCCTTGAATCCGAGTTCACGGGCGTGGGTCGTGACACGCCGGGC
This portion of the Actinopolyspora lacussalsi genome encodes:
- a CDS encoding hypothetical protein (product_source=Hypo-rule applied; cleavage_site_network=SignalP-noTM) produces the protein MNAVVVAAGFAAAGTGVAAADSPEATTPDLTKPDLSQVPDEIDFTAPLDTCKNPGGVPGREKMPCADTTLRTNAPNLVKEVGTEISRLGHGVADEVRDGEPTLQSGEATRLLGQVANTTARAEQWTKTRPEVGVNVQPDHTGVLREKNDNAELLDAEVGPRGETHEGVSTLDTAVDATVAQGYDSKPLTNPVGAVGKVAENNPLQMSGKPVELPEVEHVVPATKQVPTVRRVDDNPSGAVRDAATGLVENPSETLSLGKGTSLNEGRTLPVGEVLRNAPLN
- a CDS encoding 3-hydroxyacyl-CoA dehydrogenase/enoyl-CoA hydratase/3-hydroxybutyryl-CoA epimerase (product_source=KO:K01782; cath_funfam=1.10.1040.10,3.40.50.720,3.90.226.10; cog=COG1024,COG1250; ko=KO:K01782; pfam=PF00378,PF00725,PF02737; superfamily=48179,51735,52096) codes for the protein MSEQSTIRWEGPDADGVVVLTLDDPEQQANTMNERYLRSMEQTVQRLENERESISGVILTSGKSTFFAGGDLRELIKARPENVTRAAESSTAAKQQLRRLETLGVPVVAALNGTALGGGLEIALACHHRVALDSPKARFGFPEVSLGLLPGGGGVVRTVRMLGIADALLGVLTQGQRLRPEKAREIGLIDEVVDDRDDMLRRAREWIKENPEASQPWDRKGFRIPGGTPSDPKFAANLPAFPANVRKQLKGADLPAPKSILCAAVEGAQVDVDTAFTIEGRYFVELMCGQTSKNMSKAFFFDLEHINSGGSRPDGQPQWSAEKVGVLGGGMMGAGIAYVCAKAGMRVVLKDVSADSAEQGKQYSAKVLDKALHKGRITERERDDVLARITATDQARELEGCDLVIEAVFEDPAVKHRVYAEAEQYVDSDALLTSNTSTLPITDLAEGASRPEDFIGLHFFSPVDKMPLVEIIRGERTSDRALARAFDVVRQINKTPIVVQDSRGFFTSRVIGTFLNEGVAMLGEGIPAPSIEQAASQAGFPAPVLQLYDELTLTLPRKIREETRKAVEAAGGSWSDHPADPVLDRMVEEFGRQGRSSGAGFYEYSEDGSRLGLWSGLGEHFGTDGVDPERIVLHDLRERMLFVQALETVRCMDEGVLTSVPDANIGSIFGIGFPPGTGGVVQYMNGYEGGLRGFVARARQLAEQYGARFEPPASLVARAESGEVFEIGEPDKEIVAAAAA
- a CDS encoding hypothetical protein (product_source=Hypo-rule applied), producing the protein MNSSIGTGVAQECVVVRDPELTGEAEDAAAGPETK